A section of the Flavobacterium sp. CG_23.5 genome encodes:
- the cyoE gene encoding heme o synthase, with product MPTQNTLSLKSIYIDFREITKARLAISVVFSSLAGFMLGIYDIHSFSWMVLLKLAIGGYCMVGASNAFNQVIEKDLDALMDRTKNRPVPAGRMSSTSALFLASFLTIVGIAMLYTINPKTAMFGAVSIFLYTSVYTPLKTMTSLSVFVGAFPGAIPFMLGWVAATGDFGIEAGTLFLIQFFWQFPHFWAIGWFLYEDYEKAGFFMLPTGKKDKSTALQIILYTVWLIIASLLPALGYTGRLYITPVAAVLVFLLGLWMLYYGVQLYKKRTAKAARTLMLVSVSYITLLQLVYIFDKFLR from the coding sequence ATCCCAACACAAAATACACTTTCATTAAAATCTATTTATATTGATTTCCGCGAAATTACAAAGGCTCGCCTTGCTATTAGCGTAGTGTTCTCTTCTTTAGCGGGGTTTATGCTTGGAATTTATGACATTCATTCATTTAGTTGGATGGTGTTGTTGAAATTGGCAATTGGAGGATATTGCATGGTGGGTGCATCTAATGCATTTAATCAGGTTATCGAGAAAGATTTAGATGCTTTGATGGATCGAACAAAAAATCGTCCTGTTCCAGCAGGAAGAATGTCTTCGACTTCTGCTCTTTTTTTAGCCAGTTTTCTAACGATTGTCGGTATAGCTATGTTGTATACCATCAATCCGAAAACGGCCATGTTCGGAGCAGTTTCAATATTTCTTTACACAAGTGTTTACACTCCATTAAAAACGATGACTTCATTATCAGTATTTGTGGGAGCATTTCCTGGGGCCATTCCTTTTATGTTAGGCTGGGTTGCGGCAACTGGTGATTTTGGAATAGAAGCAGGAACTTTATTTTTGATACAGTTTTTTTGGCAATTTCCTCATTTTTGGGCTATTGGATGGTTTTTGTACGAAGATTATGAAAAAGCAGGGTTTTTTATGCTTCCAACAGGAAAAAAAGATAAATCTACAGCTTTACAGATTATTTTATACACAGTTTGGCTAATAATAGCGTCGTTATTGCCTGCATTGGGTTATACAGGACGTTTGTATATAACTCCGGTAGCTGCAGTTTTGGTATTTTTACTTGGTCTTTGGATGCTTTATTATGGAGTGCAGTTGTATAAAAAGAGAACAGCTAAAGCAGCCAGAACATTGATGCTGGTTAGCGTCTCCTATATTACGTTATTACAGTTAGTTTATATATTTGATAAATTTTTAAGATAG
- a CDS encoding cytochrome c oxidase subunit 3 yields the protein MEATVTTANSEEKTWGGGNEPMRASYGKLMMWFFIVSDALTFSGFLAAYGFSRFKFIETWPLADEVFTHFPFMHGVSAPMYYVAFMTFILIFSSVTMVLAVDAGHQMKKDKVVIYMFLTIIGGMIFVGSQAWEWKNFIKGEYGAIETKGGSLLQFVDKEGHRVALADFAAKLPEQREQLTRSKGKWFMEESTLPSYSVAEVQAGFKSHPGLLIRTEVITKDKQKTILSRKDSELRLTQASLVVEGANLTHNEYGSKLFADFFFFITGFHGFHVFSGIIINIIIFFNVLVGTYEKRRSYEMVEKVGLYWHFVDLVWVFVFTFFYLV from the coding sequence ATGGAAGCGACAGTTACTACTGCAAATAGTGAAGAGAAAACTTGGGGAGGCGGCAATGAGCCAATGAGAGCAAGTTATGGTAAATTAATGATGTGGTTTTTTATCGTATCAGATGCCTTAACGTTCTCTGGATTTCTAGCTGCTTATGGATTTTCTAGATTCAAATTTATTGAAACTTGGCCATTGGCCGATGAAGTGTTTACGCACTTTCCATTTATGCATGGAGTATCTGCTCCGATGTATTATGTGGCATTTATGACTTTTATTTTGATTTTTTCATCTGTAACAATGGTTTTGGCTGTTGATGCAGGTCATCAAATGAAAAAAGATAAAGTTGTTATTTATATGTTTTTAACCATTATCGGAGGGATGATTTTCGTAGGATCTCAAGCTTGGGAATGGAAAAATTTCATAAAAGGAGAATATGGTGCGATTGAAACAAAAGGAGGTAGTTTGCTTCAATTTGTGGATAAAGAAGGACATCGCGTTGCTCTTGCCGATTTCGCTGCAAAATTGCCAGAACAAAGAGAACAATTGACTAGAAGTAAGGGAAAATGGTTCATGGAAGAATCAACTTTGCCTTCTTATTCAGTTGCTGAAGTTCAAGCCGGATTTAAATCACATCCAGGTCTTTTGATAAGAACAGAGGTGATAACGAAAGACAAACAAAAAACAATTCTTTCTAGAAAAGATTCTGAATTGAGATTGACCCAAGCCAGCTTAGTAGTTGAAGGGGCTAATTTAACTCATAATGAATATGGAAGTAAGTTATTTGCTGATTTCTTTTTCTTTATTACAGGTTTTCACGGTTTTCACGTATTTTCTGGAATAATTATAAATATTATCATATTCTTTAATGTACTAGTAGGTACTTATGAGAAAAGAAGAAGTTACGAAATGGTCGAAAAAGTTGGTTTATACTGGCACTTTGTCGATTTAGTTTGGGTATTTGTATTTACGTTTTTCTACTTAGTTTAA
- a CDS encoding DUF420 domain-containing protein — MEDNTVEQKYNKWIVILSILIPAAVAILFKVKLKDFGIHVAPLHFLPSIYATTNGLTAVVLVAGVLAIKNGRRKLHQQLMTSAIALSVAFLVMYVAYHMTTDSTKFGGEGIIKYVYFFILITHIILSVAIIPLVMITYVRALATKFDKHKKIARITFPLWLYVAVTGVIVYLMISPYYVQ, encoded by the coding sequence ATGGAAGATAATACAGTAGAACAAAAATATAATAAATGGATTGTTATCCTTTCTATTCTTATACCTGCGGCAGTTGCCATACTTTTTAAGGTAAAGCTTAAAGATTTTGGTATTCATGTTGCTCCATTACATTTTTTGCCATCGATTTATGCAACAACTAACGGGTTAACTGCCGTTGTTTTAGTTGCTGGTGTATTGGCAATTAAAAATGGAAGAAGGAAACTTCATCAACAATTGATGACGTCAGCAATTGCTCTTTCGGTGGCTTTCTTGGTGATGTATGTTGCGTATCACATGACAACGGATTCTACCAAATTTGGTGGCGAAGGGATTATTAAATACGTTTATTTTTTTATTTTAATAACACATATTATTTTGTCAGTGGCTATTATTCCATTGGTGATGATTACGTATGTTAGAGCTTTAGCAACTAAATTTGACAAACATAAAAAAATTGCCAGAATAACATTTCCACTATGGTTATATGTTGCTGTTACTGGAGTAATTGTCTATTTAATGATTTCCCCATATTATGTTCAATAA
- a CDS encoding cytochrome C oxidase subunit IV family protein: MSHEHVSNTKRIWTVFGLLSVITIVEVFFGIFKPAALYMNSFMAMSLLNWLFIILTLVKAYYIVWAFMHMEGEKSTLRNAVVLPVIFLILYLLFILLTEGNYIYEVFKNSTIKWNF, from the coding sequence ATGTCACACGAACATGTTTCTAATACAAAAAGAATTTGGACCGTTTTTGGTCTGCTATCTGTAATAACAATTGTTGAGGTGTTTTTTGGAATTTTTAAGCCAGCAGCACTTTATATGAATAGCTTCATGGCTATGAGTTTATTAAATTGGTTATTTATTATCCTTACACTTGTAAAAGCATATTATATCGTATGGGCCTTCATGCACATGGAAGGTGAAAAAAGTACTTTAAGAAATGCTGTTGTTTTACCAGTGATTTTTCTAATATTATATTTGCTTTTCATTCTTTTGACTGAGGGAAATTATATTTATGAGGTTTTTAAGAATTCTACTATAAAATGGAATTTTTAA
- the tsaB gene encoding tRNA (adenosine(37)-N6)-threonylcarbamoyltransferase complex dimerization subunit type 1 TsaB, whose product MTYILNIETATKNCSVAIAKDGITIHCKEIAEEGYSHAERLHVFIEEVIAEAGINLKDLSAIAVSQGPGSYTGLRIGVSAAKGLCYALDIPLIAIDTLKTLASQVIVKEGLIIPMIDARRMEVYSAIFTPNFEIKRTILAEVITEDSFNDLEETIYFVGDCSEKCKTVLTKDNFIFLDEIKYPSAKEMSLLSFEKYKISDTVDVAYFEPYYLKDFMITTSKK is encoded by the coding sequence TTGACTTACATACTCAATATTGAAACCGCGACTAAAAATTGTTCTGTTGCTATTGCAAAAGACGGAATAACCATTCATTGTAAAGAAATTGCTGAAGAAGGCTATTCTCATGCCGAACGATTGCATGTTTTTATTGAAGAGGTAATTGCGGAAGCAGGTATAAATTTAAAAGATTTGTCTGCGATTGCTGTAAGTCAAGGTCCCGGTTCTTATACAGGTTTGCGAATAGGTGTTTCAGCTGCTAAAGGGTTATGCTATGCGTTAGACATTCCATTAATTGCAATTGATACTTTGAAAACCCTAGCTTCGCAAGTAATTGTTAAGGAGGGTTTGATTATTCCAATGATTGATGCCAGGAGAATGGAAGTTTATAGTGCCATCTTCACTCCTAATTTTGAGATTAAACGAACGATTTTGGCGGAGGTAATCACTGAAGATTCCTTTAATGATTTAGAGGAAACAATTTATTTTGTGGGTGATTGCTCTGAGAAATGCAAAACAGTTTTGACGAAAGATAACTTTATTTTCTTAGACGAGATCAAGTATCCTTCTGCGAAAGAAATGAGTTTGTTAAGTTTTGAAAAATACAAAATTAGCGACACGGTCGATGTCGCTTATTTCGAACCTTATT
- a CDS encoding TolC family protein, protein MRKNSCISVVFIVLFGMFARGQSKKWTLEECVKYAVENNISIKQTELDSQIATIDKKGAIGNFLPSVNANASHSWNIGLNQDITTGLLRNQTSQFTSAGASVGVDIYKGLQNQNTLRKANLSIVAAKYQLLKMKEDVALNVANAFLQILFNKENLKVQQEQKVFNEKQYARSEELVKAGSIPRGDLFDVKATLALDNQKVIAADNALLISKLSLAQLLQLKDFESFDVIDDTSAKDENNILAQTPTSVYEKAKESRTELKIANTNLEIAEKNLAIAKGGFQPTLRGFYNFNSRVSYADVITGFGPNPTNPTSVIGYVEGTNQNVLQPNSSAILGKSAPFFDQFSNNKGQSFGAQLSIPIFNGFSVRNNVERSKVSLEKSKIAVEQQNLDLQRNVYIAFTDAKGALNAHESAIASLESRQESYNYAKEKYDVGLMNSFDFNQSQTLLSNAQSEVIRTKYDYIFKIKILEFYFGIPIIKN, encoded by the coding sequence ATGAGAAAAAATAGTTGTATTAGTGTCGTTTTTATTGTTCTTTTTGGAATGTTCGCTCGTGGACAATCTAAAAAGTGGACACTGGAAGAATGTGTAAAGTACGCCGTAGAAAATAATATTTCAATCAAGCAAACAGAATTGGATTCTCAAATTGCCACAATTGATAAAAAGGGAGCCATAGGTAATTTTTTACCTTCTGTAAATGCCAATGCTTCCCATTCTTGGAATATTGGTTTAAATCAAGATATTACAACAGGACTTCTGCGAAATCAGACTTCACAATTTACCTCTGCCGGAGCAAGTGTAGGAGTTGATATTTATAAAGGATTGCAAAACCAAAATACGCTACGAAAAGCCAATCTGTCCATAGTTGCTGCGAAGTATCAACTGTTGAAAATGAAAGAAGATGTTGCGTTAAATGTGGCGAACGCTTTTTTGCAAATTCTTTTTAACAAAGAAAATTTAAAAGTACAGCAAGAACAAAAAGTATTTAACGAAAAGCAATATGCACGTTCAGAAGAATTAGTAAAAGCAGGATCTATCCCCCGAGGTGATTTATTTGACGTAAAAGCTACTTTGGCTTTGGATAACCAAAAAGTTATCGCTGCTGATAATGCTTTGCTAATTTCTAAATTAAGTTTGGCTCAATTGTTACAGTTAAAAGATTTTGAAAGTTTTGATGTAATTGATGATACTTCAGCTAAAGATGAAAATAATATTTTGGCTCAAACACCCACTTCTGTTTATGAAAAAGCCAAAGAAAGTCGCACTGAATTAAAAATCGCCAATACGAATTTGGAAATTGCAGAGAAAAATCTAGCCATTGCAAAAGGTGGTTTTCAGCCTACTTTAAGAGGATTCTATAATTTTAATAGTAGGGTTTCATATGCCGATGTTATTACTGGTTTTGGTCCAAATCCTACGAATCCTACTTCGGTAATTGGTTATGTTGAAGGAACAAATCAGAACGTATTACAACCAAATTCCTCTGCTATTTTAGGCAAATCGGCACCTTTTTTCGATCAGTTTAGCAATAATAAAGGGCAATCTTTTGGGGCGCAATTGTCAATTCCAATTTTTAATGGGTTTTCTGTACGAAACAATGTTGAACGATCTAAAGTGAGTTTGGAAAAATCTAAAATTGCAGTTGAACAACAAAATTTAGATTTGCAAAGAAATGTATATATCGCATTTACAGACGCGAAAGGAGCACTGAATGCCCATGAATCTGCGATTGCATCGCTTGAATCCAGACAAGAATCGTATAATTATGCTAAAGAAAAATATGATGTTGGTTTAATGAATTCATTTGATTTTAACCAATCACAAACCTTATTGTCAAATGCACAATCTGAAGTTATAAGAACCAAATACGATTATATTTTTAAAATTAAAATCCTGGAATTCTATTTTGGAATTCCAATTATCAAAAACTAA
- a CDS encoding heme-copper oxidase subunit III has translation MEISMTTAEDRARTARSYKLLLLFAMVSMIMMFAGLTSAFVVSKSRADWLKDFQLPTAFYFSTVAIIGCSVTFHLAKKAIQKDNRSATTTFLLSTLALGILFVILQFAGFSQIVENGYYFTGSESSITTTFLYIVTVVHLIHLAGGLISLLIIIYNHFKQKYNSSQTLGIELGAMYWHFLDLLWVYLFLFLYFFK, from the coding sequence ATGGAAATTTCAATGACAACAGCAGAAGATAGAGCTAGAACAGCAAGATCCTACAAATTACTATTGCTTTTTGCGATGGTAAGTATGATTATGATGTTTGCAGGATTAACAAGTGCTTTTGTGGTAAGTAAATCAAGAGCCGATTGGTTGAAAGATTTTCAATTACCAACAGCGTTTTACTTTAGTACAGTTGCAATTATTGGTTGTAGTGTTACTTTTCATTTGGCAAAAAAAGCAATCCAAAAAGACAACAGAAGTGCAACAACTACATTTCTTTTATCTACCTTAGCATTGGGAATATTATTTGTAATTTTGCAATTTGCAGGGTTCTCACAGATAGTTGAAAACGGGTATTATTTTACAGGAAGTGAGAGTTCAATAACGACAACATTTTTATACATTGTAACCGTTGTGCACTTGATTCACCTTGCTGGTGGGCTAATTTCGCTGCTAATTATAATTTATAATCATTTTAAACAAAAATATAATTCATCTCAAACCCTTGGAATTGAACTGGGTGCAATGTACTGGCACTTTCTTGATTTATTGTGGGTTTATTTGTTTTTATTTTTATATTTCTTTAAATAA
- a CDS encoding DUF4403 family protein, which produces MLKFFSILFVFLFVILISGCSTSQKIATLKPEPDDAIPLVYENVPSFINLPISVKLKDIENQTNTLLNGLIYEDNNIEDDDIEMKIWKLAPITIVNDHGTSGDKIKTILPLKAIVKYRIGTKRLGVSLYDTREFNLNGVVTLVSEVGLTNWKLNTKTELKSLDWNESPTMTIFGKNVPVTYLINPGVTLFKSKIEKKIDAVIEKSMDFKPNVLAALEKICTPFQMNADYESWLRIVPIEIYSTNAKLKNDTFLLEMGMKCNMETLIGRQPESKFEASKIILKPVAKIPEDITANIVAVSTYEEASKIMTKNFSGQEFGSGSNKIKVQNVAIWHKKGKMIIALDVTGSVNGTIYLAGFPKYNEQTKEVFFDQLDYALDTKNKLIRTANWLTQGLVLRKIQQSCRYSIKPNLEEGKQSMMNYLKNYSPMQGVYVNGKMEDIQFQKIELTNQAIIAFIKVKGTVNVSVNGLK; this is translated from the coding sequence ATGCTGAAATTCTTTTCGATTCTATTTGTTTTTCTATTTGTCATACTAATCTCTGGCTGTTCCACTTCTCAAAAGATAGCTACACTAAAACCAGAACCAGATGATGCCATTCCTTTGGTTTACGAAAATGTTCCTTCTTTTATTAATTTACCTATTAGTGTAAAACTGAAGGATATTGAGAACCAAACTAACACATTATTGAACGGTTTGATTTATGAAGACAACAACATTGAAGATGATGATATTGAAATGAAAATTTGGAAACTGGCACCCATTACTATAGTAAACGATCACGGGACATCCGGAGATAAAATAAAAACGATTTTACCGTTAAAAGCAATCGTAAAATATAGAATAGGCACAAAAAGACTTGGTGTTTCATTGTATGACACAAGAGAATTTAATCTAAACGGAGTAGTGACTTTAGTTAGTGAAGTTGGCTTGACCAATTGGAAATTAAATACTAAAACAGAACTGAAATCACTAGATTGGAATGAAAGTCCCACGATGACCATTTTTGGAAAAAATGTACCCGTAACGTATCTCATTAATCCTGGGGTTACACTTTTCAAATCAAAAATCGAAAAAAAGATTGATGCTGTAATTGAAAAATCAATGGATTTCAAACCTAATGTTTTGGCCGCACTAGAAAAAATCTGTACCCCTTTTCAAATGAATGCCGATTACGAAAGTTGGCTTCGAATTGTTCCTATCGAAATCTATTCTACTAATGCCAAACTTAAAAACGATACTTTTTTACTGGAAATGGGAATGAAATGCAACATGGAAACGTTGATAGGAAGACAACCCGAATCAAAATTTGAGGCAAGTAAAATAATTTTGAAACCCGTTGCTAAAATCCCGGAAGACATAACAGCCAATATAGTTGCAGTTTCTACTTATGAAGAAGCTTCAAAAATAATGACAAAGAATTTTTCGGGACAAGAATTTGGTTCTGGAAGCAATAAAATAAAAGTACAAAACGTAGCCATTTGGCATAAAAAGGGTAAAATGATCATTGCTTTAGATGTAACGGGCTCTGTAAATGGAACAATCTATTTAGCAGGTTTCCCCAAATACAATGAACAAACTAAAGAGGTGTTTTTTGATCAATTAGATTATGCACTTGATACCAAAAACAAATTAATACGAACGGCAAACTGGCTTACGCAAGGATTAGTTTTAAGAAAAATTCAACAAAGCTGTCGCTATTCGATAAAACCAAATTTAGAAGAAGGTAAACAAAGCATGATGAATTACTTAAAAAATTATTCTCCCATGCAAGGGGTGTATGTAAACGGAAAAATGGAAGACATTCAATTCCAAAAAATAGAATTAACCAATCAAGCCATCATTGCCTTTATAAAAGTAAAAGGAACTGTAAATGTATCCGTAAACGGACTAAAGTAA
- a CDS encoding efflux RND transporter periplasmic adaptor subunit: MSKKTIYILIGSAVVIIALLVVLSKTGVIGNKDKGKEVELTTVKSSTIVETVSATGKIQPEIEVKISSMVSGEIIALPIKEGQVVKKGDLLVKINPDLYTSGLNRTVANLSGTKAGLSQADASFREAKSSYDRNKTLFDKGIISRSDWDKAIASFGVAKATKQTAYFNVQSASASVIEARDNLGRTVIYAPADGTVSVLNVELGERVLGTQQMAGTEILRVANLNNMEVEVDVNENDIVKIKVGDEAKVEVDAYLKKQFKGIVTSISNSASSSLTADQVTNFKVKVRILKESYQDLLEGKPAAYSPFRPGMTATVDIITKTKNNVLSVPISSVVVKADTSAVVKPKMEDAKAEAKDVAPKSDKKFECVFVKVGDKAKIRIIKTGIQDDTNIEVLTGLKKGDVVITGPYTTVSKDLNSGDKVTLKTDKEKEKK, from the coding sequence ATGTCAAAAAAAACAATCTATATCTTAATTGGTAGTGCAGTAGTAATTATTGCATTATTAGTTGTCCTTTCAAAAACAGGAGTAATTGGTAATAAAGATAAAGGAAAAGAAGTAGAGTTAACCACCGTTAAATCATCAACAATTGTTGAAACTGTATCTGCAACCGGGAAAATCCAACCTGAAATAGAAGTTAAAATATCTTCAATGGTTTCAGGAGAAATTATTGCATTGCCTATAAAAGAGGGCCAAGTGGTGAAAAAAGGGGATTTATTGGTAAAGATAAATCCAGATTTATATACTTCTGGATTAAACAGAACTGTTGCTAATTTATCAGGAACCAAAGCTGGTTTAAGTCAGGCAGATGCGTCTTTTAGAGAAGCCAAGTCAAGTTATGACAGAAATAAAACATTATTTGATAAAGGAATTATTTCTAGATCGGATTGGGATAAAGCAATCGCTTCTTTTGGAGTAGCAAAAGCAACAAAACAAACGGCTTATTTCAATGTACAAAGTGCTTCGGCTTCTGTAATTGAAGCTAGAGATAATTTAGGTCGTACTGTCATTTATGCGCCGGCAGACGGAACTGTTTCTGTACTTAATGTGGAGTTAGGAGAGCGTGTTTTGGGAACGCAACAAATGGCAGGAACTGAAATATTGAGAGTTGCTAATTTGAACAATATGGAAGTTGAAGTTGATGTAAATGAAAATGATATCGTAAAAATAAAAGTAGGTGATGAGGCTAAAGTTGAAGTTGATGCATATTTGAAAAAACAATTTAAAGGTATTGTTACAAGTATTTCTAATTCGGCAAGTTCTTCTTTAACGGCGGATCAAGTGACTAATTTTAAAGTTAAAGTGAGAATACTTAAAGAATCATATCAAGATTTATTAGAAGGGAAACCTGCTGCTTATTCTCCTTTTAGACCAGGAATGACTGCAACTGTTGATATAATTACCAAAACCAAAAATAATGTTTTGTCAGTCCCAATTAGTTCTGTTGTAGTAAAAGCGGATACTAGTGCGGTTGTAAAACCTAAAATGGAAGATGCCAAAGCAGAAGCAAAAGATGTAGCTCCAAAAAGCGACAAAAAATTTGAATGTGTTTTTGTGAAGGTAGGTGATAAAGCAAAAATAAGAATCATAAAAACAGGTATTCAAGATGATACGAATATTGAAGTTTTGACTGGTCTTAAAAAAGGGGATGTTGTTATAACAGGACCTTATACCACGGTGTCAAAGGATTTGAATTCTGGGGATAAAGTGACCTTGAAAACTGATAAAGAAAAAGAGAAGAAGTAA
- a CDS encoding SCO family protein codes for MLKNKSYIGISFIILIFGIYAIPKIVERIQDNDIVKGDRLDQVGGTTRRDDKLVKIGPAPNFELVNQDNIKVSNETYKGKVYVLEFFFTTCPSICPKMNLSMLDIEKSFFGNPNFGLVSITIDPSHDTPEVLKSHAKLLGVKSSNWNFLTGDREYIYNLANKGFNLYVGENNKIKGGFEHSGLFALIDKNGNIRCRKDNFGNPILYYDGLDKKGVRDIQQDINILLKE; via the coding sequence ATGCTTAAAAATAAATCATATATAGGGATTTCATTCATTATTTTAATCTTTGGCATATACGCTATTCCAAAGATAGTTGAAAGGATACAAGATAATGATATCGTTAAAGGAGATCGTTTAGACCAGGTTGGTGGAACTACTAGACGTGATGATAAACTGGTTAAAATAGGTCCAGCGCCAAATTTTGAATTAGTAAATCAAGACAATATAAAAGTCAGCAATGAGACCTATAAAGGCAAAGTATATGTTTTAGAGTTTTTCTTTACCACGTGTCCTAGCATTTGTCCAAAGATGAATTTAAGCATGTTGGATATCGAAAAAAGTTTTTTTGGAAACCCTAATTTTGGATTGGTTTCTATAACGATAGATCCATCTCATGATACGCCTGAAGTTTTGAAATCGCACGCAAAGTTGCTGGGTGTTAAATCGTCGAATTGGAATTTTTTGACAGGAGATCGAGAATACATTTATAATTTAGCCAATAAAGGATTTAACCTGTACGTTGGAGAAAACAATAAGATAAAAGGAGGTTTTGAACATTCTGGATTATTTGCCTTGATTGACAAAAATGGAAATATTCGTTGTAGAAAAGACAATTTTGGGAATCCAATTTTGTATTACGATGGGTTAGATAAAAAAGGAGTTAGAGATATTCAACAGGATATTAATATTTTATTAAAAGAGTAG